A genomic segment from Thermococcus sp. M39 encodes:
- a CDS encoding IS607 family transposase, with product MERLLTPRQVAEILGVSFITVKRWIYSGKIKAVKLPTGKWRIPESEVKKILGEKSSKETRAVIYARVSSSDQRKDLERQVEYLTTYCSAKGYKLVQVITDIASGLNTRRKGLQKLFKLVSEREVDVVLVTYKDRLTRFGYEYLEYFFSQFGVTIEAVHGDEEKDAQQEFVEDLIAIVTSFAGKLYGMRSHKKKKLVQGFKQLLKEVEDE from the coding sequence CATTACAGTCAAGAGGTGGATTTATTCTGGTAAAATAAAGGCAGTAAAGCTTCCAACGGGCAAGTGGAGGATTCCTGAGAGTGAAGTAAAGAAAATACTTGGTGAAAAATCATCAAAAGAAACGAGAGCAGTCATCTATGCAAGAGTCTCAAGCTCGGATCAGAGGAAAGACCTCGAGAGGCAGGTTGAATACCTCACCACATACTGTTCCGCCAAGGGCTACAAGCTCGTCCAAGTTATTACCGACATCGCCTCAGGCTTGAATACAAGACGCAAAGGATTACAAAAACTCTTCAAGCTTGTTTCTGAGAGAGAAGTTGATGTAGTCCTCGTAACATACAAGGACAGGCTCACGAGGTTCGGTTACGAATACCTCGAATACTTCTTCTCTCAATTCGGCGTGACGATTGAAGCAGTACACGGGGATGAAGAGAAAGACGCCCAGCAAGAATTCGTTGAAGATCTAATTGCAATCGTAACTTCATTTGCCGGAAAACTTTACGGAATGCGTTCTCACAAAAAGAAAAAGCTTGTCCAAGGCTTCAAGCAGCTATTGAAAGAGGTTGAGGATGAATGA